Proteins from a genomic interval of Rhipicephalus microplus isolate Deutch F79 chromosome 6, USDA_Rmic, whole genome shotgun sequence:
- the LOC119171948 gene encoding uncharacterized protein LOC119171948 produces MDEHAELTPAVRRLLLGVFRNSGNDLNGATQCDATDALSHTQGAFLGNDSAASTGASPSRACQPGTPARAAGCEWTSGETKLLLDLYASYFPQVGPLKKFRNKKAMFEKIATDINNKLGVMRTGEQCCSRYKTVLKRKNVAAGKNNTSGCSPQEVPYEAELEKIKWLDDSLEPEVVRDASGVVSKKTCPQSSTESVPLAGSSSSTSHSPSSSVGQDGTPDSKRKRPNSARELHLQTFFEKMKELDERRAERKAERDSKREERRLAKTQRREEMHKEKMNLLREIFNLKKNE; encoded by the exons ATGGACGAGCACGCGGAATTGACACCGGCTGTGCGTCGGCTGTTGCTGGGCGTTTTCAGAAACAGCGGCAACGATCTGAACG GTGCTACACAGTGTGACGCCACCGACGCTTTGTCACATACACAGGGCGCATTTTTAGGAAATG ATTCTGCAGCGTCTACTGGTGCGTCACCAAGTCGGGCTTGTCAGCCAGGGACTCCTGCACGTG CTGCAGGGTGTGAGTGGACGAGTGGCGAGACGAAGCTGCTGCTGGACCTCTACGCCTCATATTTCCCTCAAGTTGGCCCTCTGAAAAAATTTCGCAACAAAAAGGCCATGtttgaaaaaattgcaacagacATTAATAATAAACTGGGTGTAATGAGAACTGGTGAGCAGTGCTGCTCTCGGTACAAAACCgtactgaaaagaaaaaatgtggcagcTGGGAAAAATAATACGTCTGGCTGTTCCCCACAAGAAGTCCCCTACGAGGCCGAGCTTGAAAAAATCAAGTGGCTGGACGACAGCTTGGAACCAGAAGTGGTACGCGACGCAAGTGGAGTGGTATCAAAAAAGACATGTCCACAGTCATCCACCGAGTCTGTTCCACTTGCTGGTTCAAGCTCGTCAACGTCACACTCTCCATCCAGCTCCGTTGGGCAGGACGGCACTCCTGATTCAAAAAGAAAACGCCCGAATTCAGCACGCGAGCTCCACCTGCAAACCTTCTTTGAAAAAATGAAGGAGTTAGATGAACGGCGAGCAGAGCGAAAGGCTGAAAGAGACAGCAAGAGGGAAGAGCGACGACTTGCTAAAACACAGCGACGAGAAGAAATGCACAAAGAAAAGATGAATCTTCTCCGTGAAATTTTCAACTTgaagaaaaatgaataa